One genomic window of Gossypium hirsutum isolate 1008001.06 chromosome D11, Gossypium_hirsutum_v2.1, whole genome shotgun sequence includes the following:
- the LOC107961879 gene encoding probable 2-oxoglutarate-dependent dioxygenase AOP1 yields the protein MSSRTGAKVPVIDFSNQNLRPSSPEWDLLKFQVREALEEYSCFEASFDQLLELRQPVLEALEQLFDLPSQTKQLCVSDKPFRAYSWPPSRLYESMSTDDAHIVENIEQCLTTTLWPQGNISFSKTLASFTQLASGLEKTILRMILESFGLEKYMDELVDSTNNHLRAMKYGRTNTSEPTLGLPAHCDHTTMTLLCQLNEVQGLEILNKNGEWININPSPNSFVVMLGESFSVWLNGRLPSAYHRLMMKGNETRYSIGLFARPRGGYLVKVPKELVDDKNPMLFKPFDLEEFLKIYSPQAVQGATRSTLKAYCSV from the exons ATGAGCTCAAGAACTGGGGCTAAGGTGCCGGTCATAGATTTCTCAAACCAGAACCTGAGACCGAGCAGCCCTGAATGGGATTTGTTGAAGTTCCAAGTCCGGGAAGCATTGGAGGAGTACAGCTGTTTTGAGGCCTCGTTTGACCAACTCCTGGAACTTCGGCAGCCAGTTTTAGAGGCCTTGGAACAGCTATTTGACTTGCCTTCACAAACAAAACAGCTTTGTGTTTCCGATAAACCCTTTCGTGCCTATTCTTGGCCTCCATCAAGATTGTATGAGAGCATGTCCACTGATGATGCACATATTGTTGAAAACATTGAACAATGCCTCACAACCACCTTGTGGCCTCAAGGAAACATAAGCTTCAG TAAAACTCTGGCGTCTTTCACTCAGCTAGCATCAGGATTAGAGAAGACAATTTTGAGGATGATTTTGGAGAGTTTTGGCCTTGAGAAATACATGGATGAACTTGTGGACTCAACAAATAATCACCTGAGGGCAATGAAATACGGAAGGACAAACACCAGCGAGCCAACCCTTGGGTTACCTGCGCACTGTGATCATACTACAATGACTCTTTTGTGTCAATTAAATGAGGTTCAAGGATTGGAGATCCTAAACAAAAATGGCGAATGGATAAATATAAATCCTTCACCCAATTCTTTCGTAGTCATGCTTGGAGAATCCTTCAGC GTATGGTTGAATGGTCGATTGCCTTCTGCTTATCACCGCTTGATGATGAAGGGAAACGAGACCAGGTATAGCATCGGATTGTTTGCAAGGCCGAGAGGAGGGTACCTAGTAAAGGTTCCCAAAGAGCTTGTTGATGACAAAAATCCGATGCTCTTCAAACCCTTTGATCTGgaagaatttttgaaaatttactcCCCCCAAGCTGTTCAAGGTGctactagatctactcttaaagcTTATTGCAGTGTCTAA